From Aedes albopictus strain Foshan chromosome 1, AalbF5, whole genome shotgun sequence, one genomic window encodes:
- the LOC109417254 gene encoding cellular tumor antigen p53 isoform X3, giving the protein MVDSQDTNQTYGHQDSHAVDECDAAQLIQIPTNELMDLDSDILLDYHDVLKIESMEGALLMQDQELDQKLTVIQQTPAVMALLEHLDRTPTLDELENPAYNFNVELSGETSGKSSWMFSARLNKVFVKMDQACTFNISYQTLTHQELYLRVMMVCSAPEDMHQPVYRCENHRGGGNNNAKVPDEVKAHVMRCFNPSARYVGTENGVAFKDRLAVLIPLGMTAQEQVGLNVSLQFVCQNSCRIINRRATAVIFSLEDAQGQILGKKSLHLKVCSCPKRDKLKEEEGMAPTKRKSDTQLQAPPGKKVSKVTSVKRHLDQHQRRHTPSPTSGKLAFIKKEMSSDSLDRYQKARSITPSNSQEMVQLNGIPVTVMLPSVEMAHKVAEYAFQVVAAELVSSGPNEPNEESRKLAAYLTSIRRVQKSLSTGRTGINTNASTDSE; this is encoded by the exons ATGGTCGACTCGCAGGACACGAATCAGACCTATGGGCACCAGGATTCGCATGCAGT TGACGAATGTGATGCTGCTCAACTGATCCAGATTCCG ACAAATGAGTTGATGGACCTTGACAGCGATATACTGCTGGACTACCACGACGTGCTTAAGATTGAATCGATGGAAGGAGCCTTGCTGATGCAGGACCAGGAGTTGGACCAGAAGCTCACCGTCATTCAGCAAACGCCGGCGGTGATGGCTCTGCTGGAGCATTTGGACCGTACTCCCACGTTGGATGAACTGGAAAACCCGGCATACAACTTCAACGTGGAGCTCAGCGGCGAGACCAGCGGCAAGTCCAGCTGGATGTTCTCCGCGCGGTTGAACAAAGTCTTCGTCAAGATGGATCAGGCGTGTACGTTCAACATCTCGTACCAGACCTTGACCCACCAGGAGCTGTACTTGCGGGTGATGATGGTTTGCTCGGCACCGGAAGACATGCATCAGCCGGTGTACAGATGCGAAAACCATCGAGGAGGCGGTAACAACAATGCGA AGGTCCCCGACGAGGTGAAAGCGCACGTCATGCGTTGCTTCAACCCGTCCGCTCGGTACGTCGGTACCGAGAACGGCGTTGCCTTCAAGGACCGTCTAGCGGTCCTCATTCCTCTCGGAATGACCGCCCAGGAACAGGTGGGCCTGAACGTGTCTCTCCAGTTCGTCTGCCAGAATTCGTGCCGGATTATCAACCGTCGGGCAACGGCCGTTATCTTCTCGCTAGAAGACGCCCAGGGCCAAATTCTAGGCAAAAAGTCACTGCACCTGAAGGTGTGCAGCTGCCCCAAGCGGGACAAGCTCAAGGAAGAGGAAGGCATGGCCCCGACCAAGCGTAAGAGCGATACCCAGCTGCAGGCGCCTCCGGGAAAGAAGGTCTCCAAGGTGACCTCCGTTAAGCGTCACCTGGACCAGCACCAGCGTCGCCACACGCCGTCCCCAACCAGTGGCAAGCTGGCCTTTATCAAGAAAGAAATGTCGTCCGATTCGTTGGACCGCTACCAGAAGGCCCGCTCCATCACCCCGTCCAACAGTCAGGAGATGGTGCAACTAAATGGCATTCCGGTTACCGTTATGTTGCCGTCGGTGGAAATGGCCCACAAGGTGGCCGAGTATGCCTTCCAAGTTGTGGCCGCCGAGCTGGTGAGCAGCGGCCCCAACGAACCAAACGAGGAATCTAGGAAGCTGGCCGCCTATCTGACAAGCATTCGCCGGGTGCAGA
- the LOC109417254 gene encoding uncharacterized protein LOC109417254 isoform X1: MIKMISPDGCSTCSSSTQSSISYEEKFINFQHTCFVTLRKTFEMVDSQDTNQTYGHQDSHAVDECDAAQLIQIPTNELMDLDSDILLDYHDVLKIESMEGALLMQDQELDQKLTVIQQTPAVMALLEHLDRTPTLDELENPAYNFNVELSGETSGKSSWMFSARLNKVFVKMDQACTFNISYQTLTHQELYLRVMMVCSAPEDMHQPVYRCENHRGGGNNNAKVPDEVKAHVMRCFNPSARYVGTENGVAFKDRLAVLIPLGMTAQEQVGLNVSLQFVCQNSCRIINRRATAVIFSLEDAQGQILGKKSLHLKVCSCPKRDKLKEEEGMAPTKRKSDTQLQAPPGKKVSKVTSVKRHLDQHQRRHTPSPTSGKLAFIKKEMSSDSLDRYQKARSITPSNSQEMVQLNGIPVTVMLPSVEMAHKVAEYAFQVVAAELVSSGPNEPNEESRKLAAYLTSIRRVQKSLSTGRTGINTNASTDSE, encoded by the exons ATGATAAAAATGATTTCACCTGATGGTTGTAGTACTTGTAGTAGTAGTACTCAGAGTTCCATTAGTTATGAGGAAAAGTTTATTAATTT CCAACATACTTGCTTTGTGACATTACGGAAAACCTTCGAGATGGTCGACTCGCAGGACACGAATCAGACCTATGGGCACCAGGATTCGCATGCAGT TGACGAATGTGATGCTGCTCAACTGATCCAGATTCCG ACAAATGAGTTGATGGACCTTGACAGCGATATACTGCTGGACTACCACGACGTGCTTAAGATTGAATCGATGGAAGGAGCCTTGCTGATGCAGGACCAGGAGTTGGACCAGAAGCTCACCGTCATTCAGCAAACGCCGGCGGTGATGGCTCTGCTGGAGCATTTGGACCGTACTCCCACGTTGGATGAACTGGAAAACCCGGCATACAACTTCAACGTGGAGCTCAGCGGCGAGACCAGCGGCAAGTCCAGCTGGATGTTCTCCGCGCGGTTGAACAAAGTCTTCGTCAAGATGGATCAGGCGTGTACGTTCAACATCTCGTACCAGACCTTGACCCACCAGGAGCTGTACTTGCGGGTGATGATGGTTTGCTCGGCACCGGAAGACATGCATCAGCCGGTGTACAGATGCGAAAACCATCGAGGAGGCGGTAACAACAATGCGA AGGTCCCCGACGAGGTGAAAGCGCACGTCATGCGTTGCTTCAACCCGTCCGCTCGGTACGTCGGTACCGAGAACGGCGTTGCCTTCAAGGACCGTCTAGCGGTCCTCATTCCTCTCGGAATGACCGCCCAGGAACAGGTGGGCCTGAACGTGTCTCTCCAGTTCGTCTGCCAGAATTCGTGCCGGATTATCAACCGTCGGGCAACGGCCGTTATCTTCTCGCTAGAAGACGCCCAGGGCCAAATTCTAGGCAAAAAGTCACTGCACCTGAAGGTGTGCAGCTGCCCCAAGCGGGACAAGCTCAAGGAAGAGGAAGGCATGGCCCCGACCAAGCGTAAGAGCGATACCCAGCTGCAGGCGCCTCCGGGAAAGAAGGTCTCCAAGGTGACCTCCGTTAAGCGTCACCTGGACCAGCACCAGCGTCGCCACACGCCGTCCCCAACCAGTGGCAAGCTGGCCTTTATCAAGAAAGAAATGTCGTCCGATTCGTTGGACCGCTACCAGAAGGCCCGCTCCATCACCCCGTCCAACAGTCAGGAGATGGTGCAACTAAATGGCATTCCGGTTACCGTTATGTTGCCGTCGGTGGAAATGGCCCACAAGGTGGCCGAGTATGCCTTCCAAGTTGTGGCCGCCGAGCTGGTGAGCAGCGGCCCCAACGAACCAAACGAGGAATCTAGGAAGCTGGCCGCCTATCTGACAAGCATTCGCCGGGTGCAGA
- the LOC109417254 gene encoding uncharacterized protein LOC109417254 isoform X2 yields the protein MIKMISPDGCSTCSSSTQSSISYEEKFINFQHTCFVTLRKTFEMVDSQDTNQTYGHQDSHAVDECDAAQLIQIPTNELMDLDSDILLDYHDVLKIESMEGALLMQDQELDQKLTVIQQTPAVMALLEHLDRTPTLDELENPAYNFNVELSGETSGKSSWMFSARLNKVFVKMDQACTFNISYQTLTHQELYLRVMMVCSAPEDMHQPVYRCENHRGGGNNNAKVPDEVKAHVMRCFNPSARYVGTENGVAFKDRLAVLIPLGMTAQEQVGLNVSLQFVCQNSCRIINRRATAVIFSLEDAQGQILGKKSLHLKVCSCPKRDKLKEEEGMAPTKRKSDTQLQAPPGKKVSKVTSVKRHLDQHQRRHTPSPTSGKLAFIKKEMSSDSLDRYQKARSITPSNSQEMVQLNGIPVTVMLPSVEMAHKVAEYAFQVVAAELVSSGPNEPNEESRKLAAYLTSIRRVQSRVRRKKKSSV from the exons ATGATAAAAATGATTTCACCTGATGGTTGTAGTACTTGTAGTAGTAGTACTCAGAGTTCCATTAGTTATGAGGAAAAGTTTATTAATTT CCAACATACTTGCTTTGTGACATTACGGAAAACCTTCGAGATGGTCGACTCGCAGGACACGAATCAGACCTATGGGCACCAGGATTCGCATGCAGT TGACGAATGTGATGCTGCTCAACTGATCCAGATTCCG ACAAATGAGTTGATGGACCTTGACAGCGATATACTGCTGGACTACCACGACGTGCTTAAGATTGAATCGATGGAAGGAGCCTTGCTGATGCAGGACCAGGAGTTGGACCAGAAGCTCACCGTCATTCAGCAAACGCCGGCGGTGATGGCTCTGCTGGAGCATTTGGACCGTACTCCCACGTTGGATGAACTGGAAAACCCGGCATACAACTTCAACGTGGAGCTCAGCGGCGAGACCAGCGGCAAGTCCAGCTGGATGTTCTCCGCGCGGTTGAACAAAGTCTTCGTCAAGATGGATCAGGCGTGTACGTTCAACATCTCGTACCAGACCTTGACCCACCAGGAGCTGTACTTGCGGGTGATGATGGTTTGCTCGGCACCGGAAGACATGCATCAGCCGGTGTACAGATGCGAAAACCATCGAGGAGGCGGTAACAACAATGCGA AGGTCCCCGACGAGGTGAAAGCGCACGTCATGCGTTGCTTCAACCCGTCCGCTCGGTACGTCGGTACCGAGAACGGCGTTGCCTTCAAGGACCGTCTAGCGGTCCTCATTCCTCTCGGAATGACCGCCCAGGAACAGGTGGGCCTGAACGTGTCTCTCCAGTTCGTCTGCCAGAATTCGTGCCGGATTATCAACCGTCGGGCAACGGCCGTTATCTTCTCGCTAGAAGACGCCCAGGGCCAAATTCTAGGCAAAAAGTCACTGCACCTGAAGGTGTGCAGCTGCCCCAAGCGGGACAAGCTCAAGGAAGAGGAAGGCATGGCCCCGACCAAGCGTAAGAGCGATACCCAGCTGCAGGCGCCTCCGGGAAAGAAGGTCTCCAAGGTGACCTCCGTTAAGCGTCACCTGGACCAGCACCAGCGTCGCCACACGCCGTCCCCAACCAGTGGCAAGCTGGCCTTTATCAAGAAAGAAATGTCGTCCGATTCGTTGGACCGCTACCAGAAGGCCCGCTCCATCACCCCGTCCAACAGTCAGGAGATGGTGCAACTAAATGGCATTCCGGTTACCGTTATGTTGCCGTCGGTGGAAATGGCCCACAAGGTGGCCGAGTATGCCTTCCAAGTTGTGGCCGCCGAGCTGGTGAGCAGCGGCCCCAACGAACCAAACGAGGAATCTAGGAAGCTGGCCGCCTATCTGACAAGCATTCGCCGGGTGCAGA GTCGGGTACGTAGGAAAAAGAAGTCTTCGGTGTAG